Proteins co-encoded in one Streptomyces sp. JH34 genomic window:
- a CDS encoding AAA family ATPase, translating to MDIGTPGTQAPADLAWLRGVDAYTMGAYPQAEEEFRTAVRLDPGMADGWLGLHALRIDTTTALLRMFRHRERFGEQRARHRRTLNSWYWLGWWVQPVLESPRDLLLAHASHWLDGRHVAELDRALAGLPPVDTDAQVRFLHACRSYLVKDWEQLVRTTEQLVDDPLLGIEAGLFGGMARVRLEMYGQAEPLLSAALMRCRSEQPQRKELRYWLARAHEGTGRSAAALPLYRAVHRVDPAFMDTSARLAAISEGDGYDEAVDLAAVSLAGFGADGTGVEARADGDTALDTDLVDGREPWLGGDPKVLPGAGVPSSGPGGDGTRAKRGAPRTAVFPAGPSDPAMLAKALAELERMVGLEPVKRQVKALSAQLNMARLRAEQGLPVQPPKRHFVFSGPSGTGKTTVARILGRVFYALGLLGGDHLVEAQRADLVGEFLGQTAVKANELIDSALGGVLFVDEAYSLSNSGYSKGDAYGDEALQVLLKRAEDNRDHLVVILAGYPEGMDRLLSTNPGLSSRFTTRVDFPSYRPLELTAIGGVLAADNDDVWDEESLDELRSISGHVVDQGWIDELGNGRFLRTLYEKSCAYRDLRLSGYTAPPTREDLATLRLPDLMQAYGEVLSGRGPVDRGSPEPGTL from the coding sequence ATGGACATCGGCACGCCGGGCACACAGGCCCCGGCCGACCTTGCCTGGCTGCGCGGGGTGGACGCCTACACGATGGGCGCGTACCCGCAGGCCGAGGAGGAGTTCAGAACCGCGGTACGCCTCGACCCGGGCATGGCGGACGGCTGGCTGGGCCTGCACGCGCTGCGGATCGACACGACCACGGCGCTGTTGCGCATGTTCCGCCACCGCGAACGCTTCGGCGAGCAGCGCGCCCGCCACCGTCGCACACTCAACTCGTGGTACTGGCTGGGCTGGTGGGTGCAGCCGGTGCTGGAGAGTCCGCGCGATCTGCTGCTCGCGCACGCGTCGCACTGGCTGGACGGCCGCCATGTCGCGGAGCTGGACCGGGCGTTGGCGGGGCTGCCCCCCGTCGACACCGATGCCCAGGTGCGTTTCCTGCACGCCTGCCGCTCCTACCTGGTCAAGGACTGGGAGCAGCTCGTACGCACCACGGAGCAGCTCGTGGACGATCCGCTGCTCGGCATCGAGGCGGGCCTCTTCGGCGGCATGGCCCGGGTGCGCCTGGAGATGTACGGGCAGGCGGAGCCGCTCCTCTCGGCCGCCCTGATGCGATGTCGCAGTGAGCAGCCTCAGCGCAAGGAGCTGCGCTACTGGCTGGCGCGGGCGCACGAGGGCACCGGTCGCAGCGCCGCGGCCCTGCCGCTGTACCGGGCCGTGCACCGTGTGGACCCGGCCTTCATGGACACCTCGGCACGACTCGCGGCGATCTCCGAGGGGGACGGTTACGACGAGGCGGTCGACCTCGCCGCCGTCTCGCTGGCCGGCTTCGGCGCCGACGGCACCGGGGTCGAGGCACGGGCGGACGGCGACACGGCGCTCGACACCGACCTGGTGGACGGCCGTGAGCCCTGGCTCGGCGGCGACCCGAAGGTCCTCCCCGGTGCCGGGGTGCCTTCGTCCGGGCCCGGCGGCGACGGGACGCGGGCGAAGCGGGGCGCGCCGCGCACCGCCGTCTTCCCCGCGGGACCGAGTGACCCCGCGATGCTCGCGAAGGCCCTGGCGGAACTCGAGCGGATGGTCGGGCTCGAACCGGTGAAGCGCCAGGTCAAGGCTCTCTCCGCGCAGCTGAACATGGCACGCCTGCGCGCGGAGCAGGGCCTGCCGGTGCAGCCCCCGAAGCGCCACTTCGTCTTCTCCGGCCCGTCCGGGACGGGCAAGACCACGGTCGCCCGCATCCTGGGCCGGGTGTTCTACGCGCTGGGCCTTCTCGGCGGCGACCATCTGGTGGAGGCCCAACGCGCCGACCTGGTCGGCGAGTTCCTCGGGCAGACCGCGGTGAAGGCCAACGAGCTGATCGATTCGGCCCTCGGCGGGGTGCTGTTCGTCGACGAGGCGTACAGCCTCTCCAACTCCGGTTACAGCAAGGGAGATGCGTACGGCGACGAGGCACTGCAGGTCCTCCTCAAGCGGGCGGAGGACAACAGGGACCATCTCGTCGTCATCCTCGCCGGCTATCCGGAGGGCATGGACCGGTTGCTGTCCACCAACCCTGGTCTCTCCTCGCGCTTCACCACGCGGGTCGACTTCCCGAGCTACCGCCCCCTCGAACTCACCGCGATCGGCGGGGTGCTGGCCGCCGACAACGACGACGTGTGGGACGAGGAGTCCCTCGACGAGCTGCGCAGCATCAGCGGGCACGTGGTCGACCAGGGGTGGATCGACGAGCTGGGCAACGGCCGATTCCTGCGCACCCTGTACGAGAAGAGCTGCGCCTACCGTGATCTGCGGCTGTCCGGATACACCGCCCCGCCGACCCGGGAGGATCTGGCGACGCTGCGGCTGCCGGATCTGATGCAGGCGTACGGCGAGGTGCTGTCGGGGCGGGGCCCCGTGGACCGGGGTTCACCGGAGCCCGGAACGCTGTGA
- a CDS encoding hemolysin family protein, which translates to MSLVQLIFAGLLVLANGFFVGAEFALVSVRRSQVEPLAAGGSSRARQVLYGLENLPQMMAAAQFGITVCSLTLGAVAEPTVAHLLEPVFHAAHLPEGLVHPLGFAVALVSVVFLHLVIGEMVPKNLAMAAPEKTALWLSPGLVGFARLCRPVTSALGACARIVLRLFGVEPKDEVEAVFTSEQLNRLVEDAGLAGLLEPEARERLGDALELGSRPVTDVLLDRASLVTVDPSVTPRRIEELTVRTGYSRFPVCAEGGGFMGYLHVKDVLELEDGERAVPQQIWRPMATLRAELPLDDALTVMRRAATHLAQVADASGKVLGLVAMEDVLEKLVGEVRDPAHRVSVPRRTPEAPKAMAPLA; encoded by the coding sequence ATGAGCCTCGTGCAGCTGATCTTCGCCGGTCTCCTCGTGCTGGCGAACGGCTTCTTCGTCGGCGCCGAGTTCGCGCTCGTCTCCGTACGGCGCAGTCAGGTCGAACCCCTCGCGGCGGGCGGGTCGAGCCGGGCCAGGCAGGTGCTGTACGGCCTGGAGAACCTGCCGCAGATGATGGCCGCCGCGCAGTTCGGCATCACCGTCTGCTCCCTCACCCTCGGCGCCGTCGCCGAGCCGACCGTCGCCCACCTGCTGGAACCGGTCTTCCACGCGGCACATCTGCCCGAGGGACTCGTGCACCCGCTCGGCTTCGCGGTCGCCCTCGTCTCCGTGGTCTTCCTCCATCTCGTCATCGGTGAGATGGTCCCGAAGAACCTGGCGATGGCCGCGCCCGAGAAGACCGCGCTGTGGCTCAGCCCCGGTCTGGTCGGGTTCGCCCGGCTCTGCCGGCCCGTCACCTCCGCGCTCGGGGCCTGTGCCCGGATCGTGCTGAGGCTCTTCGGCGTCGAGCCGAAGGACGAGGTCGAGGCCGTCTTCACCAGTGAGCAGCTCAACCGGCTGGTCGAGGACGCGGGTCTGGCCGGCCTGCTGGAGCCGGAGGCGCGGGAACGCCTCGGGGACGCCCTGGAACTGGGCAGCAGGCCCGTGACCGACGTACTGCTCGACCGGGCGTCATTGGTGACGGTGGATCCCTCCGTCACCCCGCGCCGCATCGAGGAGCTGACCGTACGCACCGGCTACTCACGCTTTCCGGTCTGTGCGGAGGGCGGCGGGTTCATGGGTTACCTGCACGTCAAGGACGTCCTGGAACTGGAGGACGGCGAGCGTGCCGTACCGCAGCAGATCTGGCGCCCCATGGCCACGCTCCGGGCCGAACTCCCCCTGGACGACGCCCTGACGGTGATGCGCCGCGCCGCCACGCATCTCGCGCAGGTCGCCGACGCGTCCGGCAAGGTGCTCGGCCTGGTCGCGATGGAGGACGTCCTGGAGAAGCTCGTCGGCGAGGTCCGGGACCCCGCCCACCGCGTCTCGGTACCCCGTCGCACGCCGGAGGCGCCGAAGGCCATGGCTCCTCTGGCATGA
- a CDS encoding peptidase C39 family protein encodes MTRPTSRRTVLTAALAAGAGAVASAGPAGAVPSRASSAPAAASLVDNRFWTTCTDWRGGSSDGTRAVAGLRPGLVISAPAGSTDYADPHTGTTSTWEYASWTSPAHHPAVPATEVIASWNAATPQGTWIQVELRGGYSDGTDTPWYVMGRWASADTDIRRTSVDDQTDGRSTVWTDTFSLDDAASGLRLVSYRLRLTLYRTPGTRLTPTVYRVGAMASDVPDRFTVPATTPGAARELAVPRYSQNVHVGEYPEYDNGGEAWCSPTSSQMIIEHWGRKPTPEDLAWVKPGLADPQICHAARYTFDYQYDGCGNWPFNAAYAATYKDMNAVVTRLGSLDDLGKLIAAGIPVITSQSFLKGELTGAGYGTSGHLMTVIGFTADGDVIANDPASPSNDAVRRVYRRREWENIWLRTKRYDANGVVRSGTGGVCYVYWPSGPSAAQRRVLRSLGLA; translated from the coding sequence ATGACCAGACCGACTTCACGCAGGACCGTGCTCACCGCCGCGCTCGCGGCCGGGGCGGGCGCCGTCGCCTCCGCCGGCCCGGCCGGCGCCGTGCCTTCCCGCGCCTCCTCGGCCCCGGCGGCGGCCTCGCTCGTGGACAACCGTTTCTGGACCACCTGCACCGACTGGCGCGGCGGCTCCTCCGACGGGACCCGCGCCGTCGCCGGCCTCCGGCCCGGCCTGGTGATCTCCGCCCCCGCCGGAAGCACCGACTACGCCGATCCGCACACCGGTACGACCAGCACCTGGGAGTACGCGAGCTGGACCTCCCCGGCCCATCACCCGGCGGTCCCCGCCACCGAGGTGATCGCCTCCTGGAACGCGGCCACCCCGCAGGGCACCTGGATCCAGGTCGAGCTGCGCGGCGGCTACTCCGACGGCACGGACACCCCCTGGTACGTCATGGGCCGCTGGGCCTCGGCCGACACGGACATCCGGCGGACCTCCGTCGACGACCAGACGGACGGCAGGAGCACCGTCTGGACCGACACCTTCTCGCTCGACGACGCGGCGAGCGGCCTGCGGCTGGTGTCGTACCGGCTGAGGCTCACCCTGTACCGGACACCCGGCACCCGCCTCACGCCCACCGTGTACCGCGTGGGTGCCATGGCCTCGGACGTCCCGGACCGCTTCACCGTCCCGGCCACCACGCCCGGTGCCGCCCGGGAGCTGGCGGTGCCCCGCTACTCCCAGAACGTCCACGTGGGGGAGTACCCGGAGTACGACAACGGGGGCGAGGCCTGGTGCAGCCCCACCTCCTCGCAGATGATCATCGAGCACTGGGGCCGCAAGCCCACGCCCGAGGACCTGGCCTGGGTCAAGCCGGGTCTCGCCGACCCGCAGATCTGTCACGCGGCCCGCTACACGTTCGACTACCAGTACGACGGCTGCGGCAACTGGCCCTTCAACGCCGCCTACGCGGCGACGTACAAGGACATGAACGCGGTGGTCACCCGGCTCGGATCGCTCGACGACCTGGGGAAGCTGATCGCCGCGGGCATCCCGGTCATAACGTCGCAGTCGTTCCTCAAGGGCGAGCTGACGGGGGCGGGTTACGGAACATCCGGCCACCTGATGACGGTCATCGGCTTCACGGCCGACGGCGACGTGATCGCCAACGACCCCGCCTCACCGTCCAACGACGCGGTGCGCCGGGTCTACCGGCGGCGCGAGTGGGAGAACATCTGGCTGAGGACCAAGCGGTACGACGCGAACGGCGTGGTCAGGAGCGGTACGGGCGGAGTCTGCTACGTCTACTGGCCCTCCGGTCCGAGTGCGGCTCAGCGCCGTGTCCTGAGGTCGCTGGGGCTGGCCTGA
- a CDS encoding TerD family protein, producing the protein MITLSKEDGPADLDGVTHLSIGVSWDPTAGSSGGVMGMLRRKTGTDLDLIAIAMQGADPVRLAGLDSLDPMGNGSLVHSGDNQTGRGDGDDETVTVEFSRVPANITSIVFVAAAFKKGSSFQKARNISFKVYDASGGTTQQVADIWPSLLTQDNGCAVAKAVRVGGSWKLEVINTTGKIKPGDEHALMRFAISK; encoded by the coding sequence ATGATTACGCTCAGCAAGGAAGACGGGCCGGCGGACCTGGACGGCGTCACCCACCTGTCCATAGGTGTGTCCTGGGACCCCACGGCCGGGAGCAGCGGCGGGGTCATGGGCATGCTCCGTCGCAAGACCGGCACCGACCTCGACCTGATCGCCATCGCCATGCAGGGCGCGGACCCGGTGCGTCTGGCGGGCCTCGACTCGCTGGACCCCATGGGCAACGGCTCCCTGGTGCACAGCGGTGACAACCAGACCGGGCGCGGTGACGGTGACGACGAGACGGTCACCGTGGAGTTCTCACGCGTCCCCGCCAACATCACGTCGATCGTGTTCGTCGCCGCCGCCTTCAAGAAGGGCAGCTCCTTCCAGAAGGCCCGCAACATCAGCTTCAAGGTCTACGACGCCTCCGGCGGCACCACCCAGCAGGTGGCCGACATCTGGCCCAGCCTGCTGACGCAGGACAACGGCTGCGCGGTGGCGAAGGCCGTGCGGGTCGGCGGCTCGTGGAAGCTCGAAGTGATCAACACGACCGGGAAGATCAAGCCGGGTGACGAGCACGCCCTGATGCGCTTCGCGATCAGCAAGTAG
- a CDS encoding GNAT family protein gives MDISFRRLSASETTPLIHFLTSDDWPFHAVREVDPETAGRWITEGRFEGEGNRSFWVVDGGVAVGLVRLMDLGDTTPLFDLRLRAADRGRGIGSAVVAWLTRYLFEEFPDVRRIEGTTRQDNRPMRRVFLRCGYAKEAHYRDAWPSPDGEVHDAVGYAVLRRDWLSGEVTAPQWNDELLE, from the coding sequence ATGGACATTTCCTTCCGGCGGCTTTCCGCCTCCGAGACCACGCCCCTGATCCACTTTCTGACCAGCGACGACTGGCCGTTTCACGCTGTGCGTGAGGTGGACCCGGAGACCGCCGGCCGGTGGATCACCGAGGGTCGCTTCGAGGGTGAGGGGAACAGGAGTTTCTGGGTGGTCGACGGCGGGGTGGCCGTCGGTCTGGTCCGCCTCATGGATCTCGGTGACACCACACCGCTGTTCGACCTGCGCCTCCGGGCCGCCGACCGCGGCCGGGGGATCGGATCCGCGGTAGTTGCCTGGCTGACCAGGTATCTCTTCGAGGAATTCCCCGACGTGCGCCGCATCGAGGGCACGACCCGTCAGGACAACCGCCCGATGCGGCGCGTCTTCCTGCGCTGCGGCTACGCCAAGGAGGCGCACTACCGGGACGCGTGGCCGTCGCCGGACGGCGAGGTCCACGACGCGGTCGGATACGCGGTTCTGCGCCGGGACTGGCTGTCCGGAGAAGTGACCGCTCCGCAGTGGAATGACGAGCTCCTCGAATAG